The proteins below are encoded in one region of Rhododendron vialii isolate Sample 1 chromosome 7a, ASM3025357v1:
- the LOC131332869 gene encoding uncharacterized protein LOC131332869 produces the protein MFLDDKLVELIQKEHVYRYLVFPMNSSGGNKEKDNDPYHWTVLVYDIEDGQWRHYNSIRPTGRNADAYLTDARLMKKYVKGFVKKNHTPTFNLSSQNETIFQKQKFDTPIISPASPQQIPETVDCGIIVYYIIEKLAQGDRIPKSLTTNAIRQYIVLLLQRFLYDKSRTWTETIWKDRKLAS, from the exons ATGTTCCTTGATGACAAGCTGGTAGAACTCATTCAAAAAGAGCATGTCTATCGCTACTTGGTTTTCCCAATGAATTCCTCAGGAGGTAATAAAGAGAAGGACAATGATCCATATCATTGGACTGTCCTGGTTTATGACATTGAGGATGGGCAATGGAGGCATTACAACTCTATCAGACCAACTGGAAGAAATGCAGATGCATACCTTACAGATGCTCGTTTAATG AAAAAGTACGTTAAAGGATTCGTGAAGAAAAACCATACCCCAACATTCAACCTTTCATCACAAAAcgaaacaatctttcaaaagcaAAAGTTTGATACTCCAATAATCTCACCCGCATCTCCGCAACAAATACCTGAAAC CGTTGACTGTGGAATTATAGTCTACTACATCATTGAGAAGCTTGCACAAGGAGATCGCATCCCTAAGTCATTGACAACTAATGCAATCAGACAATACATAGTGTTATTGTTGCAGAGGTTTCTGTATGATAAATCAAGAACATGGACAGAAACTATTTGGAAAGACCGAAAGTTGGCAAGTTAG